ttacTTATATATATGAACTGGTAAATGAGtggaatgttttgaaactttaacagttttatatattacatcaaacCTCCCACCCAAAGCAAAGAATGTTTCACAACATATGGGCTATTCAAAGGTGTACAAATTAAAGAGAACATAACagacaaaataatacaaagcaTTGTTGGTTTTTTACTAGTCTATTAATTAAAAGTTAGTGGTATACTTACCGTATATAACAGTTGTAGTGTTAACTGCCAACTCACAGGAATCTCCATATGTGAAATTACGGCACTTACATTCACAACGTTCAGAGGTCACATTCAGAAAACATGGAGAACCATTGCACTGGCAGTCTGTGTCTTTACAGCTCTGTACAGTCACAGTGGTGATGTTTGTTGGTAGAGCAGATTCACTTGGTAAAATGGAAGAATGTAAACTGGTAGAAAGGTATGTCGTAGATTCTTGAAGGGTGGAGAAATGTGTGGTAAAAGAAGTAGGGGACTTTGAAGACTGATTTGTAAATTCAGTGGATGGCTGATTAGTTGCCAGAGCCTGTTTAGTAGTGTTGGTCTGAGGAGATGTTATGACTTCAGTAGTAGATCTggtcaatgatgatgatgatgcatttATGGTAGAAGACTGGGAGGCCTGAGATGTGAAAGACAATTTTTCTGATGTAGTGACCAACAAAGTTGTGTGTGATGGGCTTATTGAGTTTGTTGTCAGTGTTGGGTGTCCGATGGTTGGTGAAAATGTCCCTTTTGTTGTACTAGTTTTGCTATACATAGTTGAAGATTCTTGACTTGACTGACTTGGAGTGGACTGTGGTAGTTGTGATGTTTCAGAGTGATGTTTCTGTGTGGATTCTTCTGTTATAGGGATTGTCACCGGTGTTGTAacttctgctgtggagctgacTTCAGTTGTGGACATTGACGACTGTTGATTTGTTCCACTTGATACTTTTGAAGTTTGTAAGGCCTGTCtagttgttgttgatgttgatgaTTGGTCTTGTTCAGTAGAGGTTTCAGACACTGCAGATACAAAACTGACTGAAGAAATAGATGTTAAAGCTGATGTTGAGTGAGATGATGGAGATGGAAAATGTTGATCAGTTGTGGACAATGGATTGGTATGTGTGAATTTTAGTGTTGTAGAGGTTGATACATCTGATTCAGAACTAAGGGATGTAATATGTGTTGAGGTTTTTGATGTTGAAAGGGCAGATGCTGATGAAGGTGCTTGTTCTGTTGAGGAGAATGCAAAGGTCTGTGTGGATTTTTCTGCTGTAGCAATTGTCACCATTGTGTCTATGGGGCTTCCTGTCACTTGTGTAGGTCCATATGTGTGGCTTAATTCTGTTGTTGACAGTGAAGTAACAGATTTATCAGTGCTGGGGTTGACTGAAGCCTGCTGTGTTGTTATCCCTGTACCTTCAGAGGTTTCAAAAGATAGGTCAGTTGTCTCTGTTGATGTTGGTTCTTTTGTAGTATGAATGACAGGTATCTCAGACGTTACTGAGGTGAAAGGTAACAATGTAGAATATGCTGAACTTTCTGTTGCTTGTGTAAACACTGAATTTGAGCTGAAAGGAGTTGGTGAAGAGGAAGCAAAAGTTTCTTTTGTGCGAGTAGAAATTGATGATATCTGGGTTGTTTGGACTGGTGCTTCTGAAGGTTCTCTTGATATGTATGCTGTTGCGCTTGCAGTGGTAGATGCATCTGAAACAGAACTAAGTGATGTAAAAGGAGATGAAGTCTTTGATGTTAAAAGGGTGGATAGGGATGAAAATGATTGTTCTGTTGAGGAGAATGCTATGGTGTGTGTGGATAATTCTGTTGCAGAGAGTGTCACAACTGTTTCTGTTGGGCTTCTTGTTGATTGAGTTGGCTCTGTGTCAGGTGTTGaagtttttaatgttataaGAGTGGATGGTGATGAAAATGACTGTTCGGTTGAGAAGAATGCATAGGTCTGTGTTGAACCTTCTGTTGGAGAGAGCGTCAGAATTGTTTGTATTGGGCTTCCTGTTGCTTGAGTTGACTCAGTGTCACTTCCAGTTGCCTGTGTGAACACTGAATTTGAGATTAATTGAGGTGTTGAAAATGAAGCTAAGGTTTCATCTGTGCGAGTAGAACTTGGCGATACCTGAACTGTCTGGAATGGTGTTTCTGAAGGTTCTTCTGATGTGACTTCTGTTCTACGTGCAGAGGTAGATACATCAGATTCAGAACTAAGAGATGAAAGAGGCATTGAGGATTTTGATGTTGACAGAGTGGAAGGTGATAAAAGTGGCTGTTCTGTTGAGAAAACTGTAAGGGTCTGTGTGGACTTttctgttgtagacattgtcACAGTTGTTTCTCTTGGGCTTCCAGATGCCAGAGTTGACTGTGTGAACACTGaatttgaactgaactgaggtGCTGAAAAGGAAGTAAAAGTTTCATCTGTGTGAGTAGAAGTTGGTGATACCTGAGTCGACTGCACTGGTgtttctgaagtttctccggatgtgtattctgttctttttgAAGTGGTAGATATATCTGATTCAGAACTAAGCGATGTCACAGGTGTTGAGGTCCTTAATGTTATAAGAGTGGATGGTGATGAAAGTGGTTGCTCGGTTGAAGAGAACTCaacagtttgtgttgattcttCTGTTGTAGAGAATGTCACAATTGTTTCTATTGAGCTTCCTGTTGATTGAATTAACTCTGTGGGACTTCCAGTTGTTTGCGTGGACACCGATATTGAGCTGAATCCAGGTGTTGAAAATGAACCTAAGGGGTTATCAGTGTAAGTGGAACTTGGCAATACCTGAGTCGTCTGGACTGGTGTTTCTGAAGGTTCTCCTGATGTGTTTTCGGTTCGACTTGACGTGGTAGATATATCTGATTCAGAAGTAAGGGGTATCACAGGTGTTAAGGTGTTGAATGTTGTAAGAGTGGATGGTGATGAAAGAGGTTGCTCGGTTGAGGAGAATGGAATGGTCAGTGAGGATTCttctgttgtagacattgtcACAGTTGTTTCTTTTGGGCTTCCGGTTGCTAGAGTTGACTGTGTGTCACTTCCAGTTGCTTGTGGGGACAATGAATTTGAGCTGAATCCAGGTGttgaaaatgaagcaaaagtTTCATCTGTTTGAGTAGAACTTGGCGATACCTGAGGCGTTTGAACTGGTGCTTTTGAAGGTTCTTCTGATATGTATTCTGCTCTGCTTGAAGTGGTAGATATATCTGATTCAGAACTAAGGGATGTCACAGGTGTTGAGGTTTTTAGTGTTATAGGAGTGGATGGTGATGAAAGCGTTTGCTCGGTTGAGGAGAATGCAATGGTCTGTGTTGATTCTTCTGTTGTAGAGAGTGTCACAATCCTTTCTTTTGGGTTTCCGTTTGATTGAGTTAACTCTGTGCCACTTCCAGTTGCTTGTGGGGACACTGAATTTGAGCTGAAATCAGGTGttgaaaatgaagcaaaagaCTCATCTGTGTGAGTAGACCTTGGTGATACCTGAGTCGTCTGGACTGTTGTTTCTGAAGATTCTTCTGATGTGTATTCTGTTCTGCTTGAAGTAGCAGACATATCTGATTCAGAACTAAGGGATGTCACAGATGTTGAGGTTTTTAGTGTTATAAGAGTGGATGGTGATAACAGTGTTTGATCGGTTGAGGAGAATGCTATGGTCTGTGTGGATTCTTCTGTTGTAGAGAGTGTCGCAATTGTTTCCATTGGGCTTCCTGTTGATTGAGTTAACTCTGTGTCACTTCCAGTTGCTTGTGAGGACAATGAATTTGAGCTGAAGCCAGGTGTTGAAAATGAAGCAAATGGTTTATCAGTGTCCGTGGAACTTGGCAATACCTGAGTCGTCTGCACTGGTgtttctgaagtttctccggatgtgtattctgttctttttgAAGTGGTAGATATATCTGATTCAGAACTAAGCGATGTCACAGGTGTTGAGGTGCTTAATGTTATAAGAGTGGATGGTGATGAAAGTGGTTGCTCGGTTGAAGAGAACTcaacagtttgtgttgatcctTCTGTTGTAGAGAATGTCACAACTGTTTCTATTGAGCTTCCTGTTGATTGAGTTAACTCTGTGGGACTTCCAGTTGTTTGCGTGGACACCGATATTGAGCTGAATCCAGGTGTTGAAAATGAACCTAAGGGGTTATCAGTGTAAGTGGAACTTGGCAATACCCGAGTCGTCTGGACTGGTGTTTCTGAAGGTTCTCCTGATGTGTTTTCGGTTCGACTTGACGTGGTAGATATATCTGATTCAGAAGTAAGGGGTATCACAGGTGTTAAGGTGTTGAATGTTGTAAGAGTGGGTGGTGATGAAAGAGGTTGCTCGGTTGAGGAGAATGGAATGGTCTGTGAGGATTCttctgttgtagacattgtcACAGTTGTTTCTTTTGGGCTTCCGGTTGCTAGAGTTGACTGTGTGTCACTTCCAGTTGCTTGTGGGGACAATGAATTTGAGCTGAATCCAGGTGttgaaaatgaagcaaaagtTTCATCTGTTTGAGTAGAACTTGGCGATACCTGAGTCGTCTGGACTGTTGTTTCTGAAGATTCTCCTGATGTGTATTCTGTTCTGCTTGAAGTAGCAGACATATCTGATTCAGAACTAAGGGATGTCACAGATGTTGAGGTTTTTAGTGTTATAAGAGTGGATGGTGATAAAAGTGTTTGATCGGTTGAGGAGAATGCTATGGTCTGTGTGGATTCTTCTGTTGTAGAGAGTGTCGCAATTGTTTCTATTGGGCTTCCTGTTGATTGAGTTAACTCTGTGTCACTTCCAGTTGCTTGTGAGGACACTGAATTTGAGCTGAATCCAGGTGTTGAAAATGAAGCAAATGGTTTATCAGTGTCCGTGGAACTTGGCAATACCTGAGTCGTCTGCACTGGTgtttctgaagtttctccggatgtgtattctgttctttttgAAGTGGTAGATATATCTGATTCAGAACTAAGCGATGTCACAGGTGTTGAGGTCCTTAATGTTATAAGAGTGGATGGTGATGAAAGTGGTTGCTCGGTTGAAGAGAACTcaacagtttgtgttgatcctTCTGTTGTAGAGAATGTCACAACTGTTTCTATTGAGCTTCCTGTTGATTGAGTTAACTCTGTGGGACTTCCAGTTGTTTGCGTGGACACCGATATTGAGCTGAATCCAGGTGTTGAAAATGAACCTAAGGGGTTATCAGTGTAAGTGGAACTTGGCAATACCTGAGTCATCTGGACTGGTGTTTCTGAAGGTTCTCCTGATGTGTTTTCGGTTCGACTTGACGTGGTAGATATATCTGATTCAGAAGTAAGGGGTATCACAGGTGTTAAGGTGTTGAATGTTGTAAGAGTGGATGGTGATGAAAGAGGTTGCTCGGTTGAGGAGAATGGAATGGTCTGTGAGGATTCttctgttgtagacattgtcACAGTTGTTTCTTTTGGGCTTCCGGTTGCTAGAGTTGACTGTGTGTCACTTCTAGTTGCTTGTGGGGACAATGAATTTGAGCTGAATCCAGGTGttgaaaatgaagcaaaagtTTC
This genomic interval from Pygocentrus nattereri isolate fPygNat1 chromosome 21, fPygNat1.pri, whole genome shotgun sequence contains the following:
- the LOC108413605 gene encoding mucin-17 codes for the protein MSTTEESSQTIPFSSTEQTLSSPSTLTTFNTLTPVIPLTSESDISTTSSRTENTSGEPSETPVQTTRVLPSSTYTDNPLGSFSTPGFSSISVSTQTTGSPTELTQSTGSSIETVVTFSTTEGSTQTVEFSSTEQPLSSPSTLITLRTSTPVTSLSSESDISTTSKRTEYTSGETSETPVQTTQVLPSSTDTDKPFASFSTPGFSSNSVSSQATGSDTELTQSTGSPIETIATLSTTEESTQTIAFSSTDQTLLSPSTLITLKTSTSVTSLSSESDMSATSSRTEYTSGESSETTVQTTQVSPRSTHTDESFASFSTPDFSSNSVSPQATGSDTELTQSTGNPKETIVTLSTTEESTQTIAFSSTEQTLSSPSTPITLKTSTPVTSLSSESDISTTSSRTEYISEEPSKAPVQTPQVSPSSTQTDETFASFSTPGFSSNSLSPQATRSDTQSTLATGSPKETTVTMSTTEESSQTIPFSSTEQPLSSPSTLTTFNTLTPVIPLTSESDISTTSSRTENTSGEPSETPVQMTQVLPSSTYTDNPLGSFSTPGFSSISVSTQTTGSPTELTQSTGSSIETVVTFSTTEGSTQTVEFSSTEQPLSSPSTLITLRTSTPVTSLSSESDISTTSKRTEYTSGETSETPVQTTQVLPSSTDTDKPFASFSTPGFSSNSVSSQATGSDTELTQSTGSPIETIATLSTTEESTQTIAFSSTDQTLLSPSTLITLKTSTSVTSLSSESDMSATSSRTEYTSGESSETTVQTTQVSPSSTQTDETFASFSTPGFSSNSLSPQATGSDTQSTLATGSPKETTVTMSTTEESSQTIPFSSTEQPLSSPPTLTTFNTLTPVIPLTSESDISTTSSRTENTSGEPSETPVQTTRVLPSSTYTDNPLGSFSTPGFSSISVSTQTTGSPTELTQSTGSSIETVVTFSTTEGSTQTVEFSSTEQPLSSPSTLITLSTSTPVTSLSSESDISTTSKRTEYTSGETSETPVQTTQVLPSSTDTDKPFASFSTPGFSSNSLSSQATGSDTELTQSTGSPMETIATLSTTEESTQTIAFSSTDQTLLSPSTLITLKTSTSVTSLSSESDMSATSSRTEYTSEESSETTVQTTQVSPRSTHTDESFASFSTPDFSSNSVSPQATGSGTELTQSNGNPKERIVTLSTTEESTQTIAFSSTEQTLSSPSTPITLKTSTPVTSLSSESDISTTSSRAEYISEEPSKAPVQTPQVSPSSTQTDETFASFSTPGFSSNSLSPQATGSDTQSTLATGSPKETTVTMSTTEESSLTIPFSSTEQPLSSPSTLTTFNTLTPVIPLTSESDISTTSSRTENTSGEPSETPVQTTQVLPSSTYTDNPLGSFSTPGFSSISVSTQTTGSPTELIQSTGSSIETIVTFSTTEESTQTVEFSSTEQPLSSPSTLITLRTSTPVTSLSSESDISTTSKRTEYTSGETSETPVQSTQVSPTSTHTDETFTSFSAPQFSSNSVFTQSTLASGSPRETTVTMSTTEKSTQTLTVFSTEQPLLSPSTLSTSKSSMPLSSLSSESDVSTSARRTEVTSEEPSETPFQTVQVSPSSTRTDETLASFSTPQLISNSVFTQATGSDTESTQATGSPIQTILTLSPTEGSTQTYAFFSTEQSFSSPSTLITLKTSTPDTEPTQSTRSPTETVVTLSATELSTHTIAFSSTEQSFSSLSTLLTSKTSSPFTSLSSVSDASTTASATAYISREPSEAPVQTTQISSISTRTKETFASSSPTPFSSNSVFTQATESSAYSTLLPFTSVTSEIPVIHTTKEPTSTETTDLSFETSEGTGITTQQASVNPSTDKSVTSLSTTELSHTYGPTQVTGSPIDTMVTIATAEKSTQTFAFSSTEQAPSSASALSTSKTSTHITSLSSESDVSTSTTLKFTHTNPLSTTDQHFPSPSSHSTSALTSISSVSFVSAVSETSTEQDQSSTSTTTRQALQTSKVSSGTNQQSSMSTTEVSSTAEVTTPVTIPITEESTQKHHSETSQLPQSTPSQSSQESSTMYSKTSTTKGTFSPTIGHPTLTTNSISPSHTTLLVTTSEKLSFTSQASQSSTINASSSSLTRSTTEVITSPQTNTTKQALATNQPSTEFTNQSSKSPTSFTTHFSTLQESTTYLSTSLHSSILPSESALPTNITTVTVQSCKDTDCQCNGSPCFLNVTSERCECKCRNFTYGDSCELAVNTTTVIYAQNRPTRNANIILRIAKVYNPDFENLNSQASKNMIAILTHELSVIFKRVDPQNFKDVIIVSLMQGSIIVNSTARYNYPNNQSQINFLNNNLETSLKITFNNSDLHKNLSEAFGGDVSLTEITLQAVGIANVSELRPFLNCSLDFANFTMILGEGFWTCEGPCKSNTSYCNGNGKCLNEIRGPICECNKNYVEEYYGPQCELYRRAAGFYAALFGSLAGAIMLLIILTTMILVLRKRNAGKWSMNSKSDLKRLSLFDNDFFDFRDRGRFGTYNLGENGNVAEETSVGTFMPHLENVDTIVDLTTNRPEANP